One window from the genome of Haladaptatus paucihalophilus DX253 encodes:
- a CDS encoding dihydroneopterin aldolase family protein, translating to MEPTTRDAACFEAGIKFGALYHQFAGTPVSPESADSLERAIEESIENQPSCESVEVDILTDKLEDEIEHGYTELTGRYMEVEIVIDHEGTEVVTKMEMEDGYPLMKIESVRKE from the coding sequence ATGGAACCGACGACGCGAGACGCCGCCTGTTTCGAAGCCGGAATCAAGTTCGGCGCGCTGTATCACCAGTTCGCGGGCACTCCCGTCTCCCCCGAGAGCGCAGACAGCCTCGAACGCGCAATCGAGGAGAGCATCGAAAACCAGCCCTCCTGTGAATCGGTCGAAGTGGACATCCTGACCGACAAACTCGAAGACGAGATAGAGCACGGGTATACCGAGTTGACGGGGCGATACATGGAAGTCGAAATCGTCATCGACCACGAGGGAACCGAAGTCGTCACCAAAATGGAAATGGAAGACGGCTACCCGCTGATGAAAATCGAGTCGGTTCGGAAGGAGTGA
- a CDS encoding translation initiation factor IF-2 subunit beta: protein MDYNSALDRGMDAVPDLETSDERFSYPDPAVQKDGSFTRLTNLDDIADALSRDGEHVHSALQRELGTSGKYEEGQARYSGSFTESDFNTALDEYVEEFVICSECGLPDTRLVRENRNLMLRCDACGAFRPVTKRSTTSRTQQRDAVEEGRTYEVKITGTGRKGDGVAERGKYTIFVPGAQKGDEVQVYIESVRGNLAFARLA from the coding sequence ATGGATTACAATTCAGCCCTCGACAGAGGCATGGACGCCGTTCCAGACCTCGAAACGAGCGACGAGCGGTTCAGCTATCCCGACCCGGCCGTCCAGAAGGACGGGTCGTTCACACGACTGACCAACTTGGACGACATCGCCGACGCCCTGTCACGAGACGGCGAACACGTTCACAGCGCGCTCCAGCGCGAACTCGGTACCAGCGGGAAGTACGAGGAAGGACAGGCACGATACAGCGGATCGTTCACCGAGTCCGACTTCAACACCGCACTGGACGAGTACGTAGAGGAGTTCGTCATCTGTTCGGAGTGTGGTCTGCCGGACACGCGACTCGTGCGCGAGAACCGCAACCTCATGCTCCGCTGTGACGCCTGTGGTGCGTTCCGACCGGTCACGAAGCGAAGCACGACGAGCCGAACCCAACAGCGCGATGCCGTCGAAGAGGGGCGGACCTACGAGGTCAAAATCACCGGCACCGGACGAAAGGGCGACGGCGTTGCGGAACGCGGCAAGTACACGATTTTCGTCCCCGGCGCACAGAAGGGCGACGAAGTGCAGGTGTACATCGAGAGCGTCCGCGGCAACCTCGCGTTCGCGCGGCTCGCCTGA